A single window of Deltaproteobacteria bacterium GWC2_65_14 DNA harbors:
- a CDS encoding aspartate 1-decarboxylase: MMRTMLKCKIHRATVTEAVLHYEGSITIDETLMEAAGLIEYEQVHIYNIDNGNRFSTYVIHGERDSGVICLNGAAARQVSKGDLIIIANYASYDEKELANFQPTLVYVDGKNRITSVKRKVESGSPRPRVAALQS; the protein is encoded by the coding sequence ATGATGCGCACCATGCTCAAGTGCAAGATCCACCGGGCGACCGTGACGGAGGCGGTGCTCCACTACGAGGGGAGCATCACGATCGACGAGACGCTCATGGAGGCGGCGGGGCTGATCGAGTACGAGCAGGTCCACATCTACAACATCGACAACGGGAACCGCTTCTCCACCTACGTGATCCACGGGGAGCGCGATTCCGGCGTCATCTGCCTGAACGGGGCGGCGGCCCGCCAGGTGAGCAAGGGGGACCTGATCATCATCGCGAATTACGCCTCCTACGACGAGAAGGAGCTGGCGAACTTCCAGCCGACCCTGGTCTACGTCGACGGGAAGAACCGGATCACCTCCGTCAAGCGGAAGGTGGAGTCCGGGAGTCCGCGCCCCCGCGTCGCCGCCCTGCAATCATAG
- a CDS encoding SsrA-binding protein encodes MTEKTPAEKTISTNRKARHEYHILEKFECGLVLHGYEVKSIREGRANIQEAYGTVQGEEAFVENLHITPYSHGDLRTIDPLRTRKLLLRRKEIDYLGGKTRERGLTLVPLRLYLKGPRVKLEMGLARGKKLYDRRQDIAERDARRDIDRAMKGKRRPSREE; translated from the coding sequence GTGACGGAAAAGACGCCGGCCGAAAAGACGATCTCCACGAACCGGAAGGCTCGCCACGAGTACCACATCCTCGAGAAGTTCGAGTGCGGGCTGGTGCTCCACGGCTACGAGGTGAAGTCGATCCGCGAGGGACGGGCGAACATCCAGGAGGCCTACGGGACGGTGCAGGGGGAGGAGGCGTTCGTGGAGAACCTGCACATCACCCCCTACTCCCACGGAGACCTGCGGACGATCGACCCGCTGCGGACCCGCAAGCTCCTGCTGCGCCGGAAGGAGATCGACTACCTCGGCGGGAAGACGAGGGAGCGGGGGCTGACCCTGGTGCCGCTGCGGCTTTACCTCAAGGGGCCGCGGGTGAAGCTCGAGATGGGGCTGGCTAGGGGCAAGAAGCTCTACGACCGGCGTCAGGACATCGCCGAGCGGGACGCACGCCGCGACATCGACCGGGCCATGAAGGGGAAGCGCCGCCCCTCCCGGGAGGAGTAG